The following coding sequences lie in one Isoptericola variabilis 225 genomic window:
- the der gene encoding ribosome biogenesis GTPase Der — protein sequence MTSPADDASTPAENSAEPIDDLQPDLLEDAPQGGPEADEPEVVTFADEEARERALRAGLEEFELDEDDRALLEGGFGDVEAAPGESPLPVLAVVGRPNVGKSTLVNRILGRREAVVEDTPGVTRDRVSYPAEWAGRRFTLVDTGGWEVDVAGIESKVAEQAEVAIELADAVVFVVDATVGATSTDERVVELLRRSGKPVVLCANKVDGPSGEADAAYLWALGLGEPHPVSALHGRGTGDLLDAAMAVLPSESQHGELRPEGPRRVALVGRPNVGKSSLLNKIAGAERVVVDELAGTTRDPVDELVEIKGVPYWFVDTAGIRRRVHQTRGADFYASLRTQAAIEKAEVAVVLVDASQPLTEQDTRVISQVVDAGRALVIAYNKWDLMDEDRRPYLEREIEKDLVQVQWAPRVNVSARTGWHTERLVPALERSLASWDTRIPTGRLNAFLGELVAAHPHPLRGGKQPRILFATQASTRPPRFVIFATGFLEAGYRRFIERRLRETFGFEGSPIEISVRVREKRRR from the coding sequence ATGACCTCACCCGCCGACGACGCCTCGACGCCTGCCGAGAACTCCGCCGAGCCGATCGACGACCTCCAGCCCGACCTCCTCGAGGACGCCCCGCAGGGCGGCCCCGAGGCCGACGAGCCCGAGGTCGTCACCTTCGCCGACGAGGAGGCGCGCGAGCGCGCGCTGCGTGCCGGGCTCGAGGAGTTCGAGCTCGACGAGGACGACCGCGCGCTGCTCGAGGGCGGCTTCGGCGACGTCGAGGCCGCCCCGGGCGAGTCGCCGCTGCCGGTGCTGGCCGTCGTCGGGCGCCCGAACGTGGGCAAGTCGACGCTCGTCAACCGCATCCTGGGCCGCCGCGAGGCGGTCGTCGAGGACACGCCCGGCGTGACCCGTGACCGCGTGAGCTACCCGGCCGAGTGGGCCGGGCGCCGGTTCACGCTCGTCGACACCGGCGGCTGGGAGGTCGACGTCGCGGGCATCGAGTCGAAGGTCGCCGAGCAGGCCGAGGTCGCGATCGAGCTGGCCGACGCCGTCGTGTTCGTCGTGGACGCGACCGTGGGCGCCACGTCGACCGACGAGCGCGTCGTCGAGCTGCTGCGCCGCTCGGGCAAGCCCGTGGTGCTGTGCGCCAACAAGGTCGACGGCCCCTCGGGCGAGGCCGACGCCGCGTACCTGTGGGCGCTCGGTCTCGGCGAGCCGCACCCCGTCTCGGCGCTGCACGGGCGCGGCACGGGCGACCTGCTCGACGCGGCGATGGCCGTGCTGCCGTCCGAGTCGCAGCACGGCGAGCTGCGGCCCGAGGGCCCGCGCCGCGTCGCGCTCGTCGGGCGGCCCAACGTGGGCAAGTCGTCGCTGCTCAACAAGATCGCCGGCGCGGAGCGCGTCGTCGTCGACGAGCTCGCGGGCACCACCCGCGACCCGGTCGACGAGCTCGTCGAGATCAAGGGCGTGCCGTACTGGTTCGTCGACACCGCGGGCATCCGCCGGCGCGTGCACCAGACGCGCGGCGCCGACTTCTACGCCTCGCTGCGCACGCAGGCCGCGATCGAGAAGGCCGAGGTCGCGGTCGTGCTCGTCGACGCGTCGCAACCGCTCACCGAGCAGGACACGCGCGTCATCTCGCAGGTCGTCGACGCCGGGCGCGCGCTCGTCATCGCCTACAACAAGTGGGACCTCATGGACGAGGACCGCCGGCCGTACCTCGAGCGCGAGATCGAGAAGGACCTCGTGCAGGTCCAGTGGGCGCCGCGCGTCAACGTCTCCGCGCGCACCGGCTGGCACACCGAGCGGCTCGTGCCGGCGCTCGAGCGGTCGCTCGCGTCCTGGGACACCCGCATCCCGACGGGCCGCCTCAACGCGTTCCTGGGCGAGCTCGTCGCCGCCCACCCGCACCCGCTGCGGGGCGGCAAGCAGCCGCGCATCCTGTTCGCGACCCAGGCCTCGACGCGCCCGCCGCGCTTCGTGATCTTCGCCACGGGCTTCCTCGAGGCCGGCTACCGCCGCTTCATCGAGCGACGGCTGCGCGAGACGTTCGGGTTCGAGGGCTCGCCGATCGAGATCAGCGTCCGGGTGCGCGAGAAGCGCCGCCGGTAG
- the scpB gene encoding SMC-Scp complex subunit ScpB, producing MTQEPDDRIDTEAGVEPGVEVDVASLPGGAAAALEAVLMVAESPVPVERLAAAVDLPVPRVRETLEALAAEYRGDGDGRPRGFELREGAEGWRFYSSRAHADVVGRFVLEGQSSRLSQAALETLAVIAYRQPVTRGQVSAVRGVNVDGVVRTLLARGLIAETGQDPMTGAALFGTTGEFLDRMGWSSLDELPPLAPHLPGVEEAASLGIDD from the coding sequence ATGACGCAGGAGCCCGACGACCGGATCGACACCGAGGCCGGCGTCGAGCCCGGGGTGGAGGTCGACGTCGCGAGCCTGCCGGGCGGCGCGGCCGCCGCGCTCGAGGCGGTGCTCATGGTCGCGGAGTCGCCCGTGCCCGTCGAACGGCTCGCGGCCGCGGTCGACCTGCCGGTGCCGCGGGTGCGCGAGACGCTCGAGGCGCTCGCGGCCGAGTACCGCGGCGACGGCGACGGGCGCCCGCGCGGCTTCGAGCTGCGCGAGGGCGCCGAGGGCTGGCGGTTCTACTCCTCGCGCGCGCACGCCGACGTCGTGGGCCGGTTCGTGCTCGAGGGCCAGTCGTCGCGGCTGAGCCAGGCCGCGCTCGAGACCCTGGCCGTCATCGCGTACCGGCAGCCGGTCACGCGCGGGCAGGTGTCCGCGGTCCGCGGGGTCAACGTCGACGGCGTCGTGCGGACGCTGCTCGCGCGCGGGCTCATCGCCGAGACGGGGCAGGACCCCATGACGGGCGCGGCGCTGTTCGGCACGACGGGGGAGTTCCTGGACCGCATGGGCTGGTCCTCGCTCGACGAGCTGCCGCCGCTCGCGCCGCACCTGCCCGGAGTCGAGGAGGCGGCCTCGCTGGGGATCGACGACTGA
- a CDS encoding pseudouridine synthase has protein sequence MSTSRRGGSRRPDRPARPRPAQQPAQDRDVHVADGVRLQKVLAQAGLGSRRKCEELIAKGHVEVDGVLVTELGVRIDPATAVVHVDGMRVQLDASKLTLAVNKPYGVVSTMSDPEGRPTLADLVKDRPERLFHVGRLDADSEGLLLLTNDGELANRLSHPSYEVPKTYLVTVTGGEVYPRIGKQLLDGVELEDGPARLDAFKVVQAIEGQTMVEVVLHEGRNRIVRRMFDAVGRPVTRLVRTRIGPIALGDLRPGRSRVLGRTELGSLMGAVDL, from the coding sequence ATGAGCACGTCACGCCGCGGCGGGAGCCGCCGCCCCGACCGTCCCGCCCGCCCCCGACCCGCCCAGCAGCCCGCGCAGGACCGCGACGTCCACGTGGCCGACGGGGTGCGGCTGCAGAAGGTCCTCGCCCAGGCGGGCCTGGGCTCGCGCCGCAAGTGCGAGGAGCTCATCGCGAAGGGCCACGTCGAGGTCGACGGCGTGCTCGTGACCGAGCTGGGCGTGCGGATCGACCCCGCAACCGCCGTCGTGCACGTCGACGGCATGCGCGTGCAGCTCGACGCGTCGAAGCTCACGCTCGCGGTCAACAAGCCGTACGGCGTCGTGTCGACCATGAGCGACCCCGAGGGGCGCCCCACGCTCGCCGACCTCGTCAAGGACCGCCCGGAGCGGCTGTTCCACGTCGGGCGCCTCGACGCCGACAGCGAGGGCCTGCTGCTGCTCACCAACGACGGCGAGCTCGCCAACCGGCTCTCGCACCCGAGCTACGAGGTCCCCAAGACCTACCTCGTGACCGTCACCGGTGGCGAGGTGTACCCGCGCATCGGCAAGCAGCTGCTCGACGGCGTCGAGCTCGAGGACGGCCCGGCGCGCCTGGACGCCTTCAAGGTCGTGCAGGCGATCGAGGGGCAGACCATGGTCGAGGTCGTGCTGCACGAGGGCCGCAACCGGATCGTGCGCCGCATGTTCGACGCCGTCGGGCGGCCCGTGACGCGCCTCGTGCGCACCCGGATCGGCCCGATCGCGCTCGGCGACCTGCGCCCCGGACGCAGCCGCGTGCTCGGGCGCACCGAGCTCGGCTCCCTCATGGGCGCCGTCGACCTGTGA
- the ribD gene encoding bifunctional diaminohydroxyphosphoribosylaminopyrimidine deaminase/5-amino-6-(5-phosphoribosylamino)uracil reductase RibD — MTAATTTGPTTSEAERAAMRRALALAATPGRLPGPNPRVGCVLLAPDGGVVAEGFHRGAGTPHAEADALLRARAAAGPDAARGATAVVTLEPCAHRGRTGPCAEALVEAGVARVVFAQPDPNPVAAGGAAVLRDAGIDVVGGLLADEARALNATWTRAMELGRPVVTWKVAASLDGRTAAADGSSRWISSAAARRDAHALRSAVDTVLVGTGTLLADDPALTVRDAATAGAAVSQPLRAVMGRTDVPASARVRGDGAPAGDPGWVHLRTRDPRVALAELWALERRHVLLEGGPRLAAAFWRAGLVDELVVYVAPVLLGAGPAAVADLGITTISDAARLEVTDVTVLEAPGEDTNVRLTLRPRKEG, encoded by the coding sequence ATGACGGCGGCCACCACGACGGGGCCCACCACGAGCGAGGCCGAACGGGCCGCGATGCGGCGCGCCCTGGCCCTCGCCGCGACCCCGGGACGGCTGCCCGGTCCCAACCCGCGCGTCGGCTGCGTCCTGCTCGCGCCCGACGGCGGCGTCGTCGCCGAGGGGTTCCACCGCGGTGCCGGCACCCCGCACGCCGAGGCGGACGCCCTCCTGCGGGCCCGCGCGGCCGCCGGGCCCGACGCCGCGCGCGGCGCGACCGCCGTCGTCACGCTCGAGCCGTGCGCGCACCGCGGCCGCACCGGCCCGTGCGCCGAGGCGCTCGTCGAGGCCGGCGTGGCGCGCGTCGTCTTCGCCCAGCCCGACCCCAACCCCGTGGCCGCCGGCGGCGCCGCGGTCCTGCGCGACGCCGGGATCGACGTCGTCGGTGGCCTCCTCGCCGACGAGGCGCGCGCCCTCAACGCGACGTGGACCCGCGCGATGGAGCTCGGCCGGCCCGTCGTCACGTGGAAGGTCGCCGCGAGCCTCGACGGCCGCACCGCCGCCGCGGACGGCTCGTCCCGGTGGATCTCGAGCGCCGCCGCGCGCCGGGACGCGCACGCGCTGCGCTCCGCCGTGGACACCGTGCTCGTCGGCACGGGCACGCTGCTCGCCGACGACCCGGCGCTGACCGTGCGCGACGCCGCGACGGCGGGCGCCGCCGTGTCGCAGCCGCTGCGTGCGGTCATGGGGCGCACCGACGTGCCGGCGTCGGCCCGGGTGCGCGGCGACGGTGCGCCCGCGGGCGACCCGGGATGGGTGCACCTGCGCACGCGCGACCCGCGGGTCGCGCTGGCCGAGCTGTGGGCGCTCGAGCGCCGGCACGTGCTGCTCGAGGGCGGGCCGCGGCTCGCCGCCGCGTTCTGGCGCGCCGGGCTCGTCGACGAGCTCGTCGTCTACGTCGCACCGGTGCTGCTCGGCGCCGGCCCCGCCGCCGTCGCGGACCTCGGCATCACCACCATCTCCGACGCTGCGCGCCTCGAGGTCACGGACGTCACCGTGCTCGAGGCCCCGGGCGAGGACACGAACGTGCGGCTGACCCTGCGGCCGCGGAAGGAGGGCTGA
- the cmk gene encoding (d)CMP kinase produces MVVIAVDGPSGSGKSSVSRQVARRLRLAYLDTGAMYRAATLWCVERGEDLADARAVAHAVRVMPLEMGLDPAAPIVVLEGRDVSAAIRSTEISTAVSAVATNLEVRAELRRRQRQIIEAETRPGGFSDGAGIVAEGRDITTVVAPDADARVLLTASEEARLRRRSLEVHGADDAAAVEATKDQVLRRDRDDATVSQFHVAADGVVTVDSSELDLDQTVEAVLAVVAQVTAS; encoded by the coding sequence GTGGTCGTCATCGCCGTCGACGGGCCGTCCGGCTCGGGCAAGTCGAGCGTCTCGAGGCAGGTCGCGCGGCGGCTGCGCCTGGCGTACCTGGACACCGGCGCCATGTACCGGGCCGCGACGCTGTGGTGCGTCGAGCGCGGCGAGGACCTGGCGGACGCCCGCGCGGTCGCGCACGCCGTGCGCGTCATGCCGCTCGAGATGGGCCTCGACCCCGCGGCGCCGATCGTCGTGCTCGAGGGGCGGGACGTGAGCGCGGCGATCCGCAGCACCGAGATCTCGACGGCGGTGTCCGCCGTCGCGACCAACCTCGAGGTGCGCGCCGAGCTGCGCCGCCGGCAGCGGCAGATCATCGAGGCCGAGACCCGTCCCGGCGGGTTCTCGGACGGCGCCGGCATCGTGGCCGAGGGCCGCGACATCACCACCGTCGTCGCGCCCGACGCCGACGCGCGGGTCCTGCTCACCGCGAGCGAGGAGGCCCGCCTGCGCCGCCGCTCGCTCGAGGTGCACGGCGCGGACGACGCGGCCGCGGTCGAGGCCACGAAGGACCAGGTGCTGCGCCGCGACCGCGACGACGCGACCGTGAGCCAGTTCCACGTAGCCGCCGACGGCGTCGTGACGGTCGACTCCTCGGAGCTCGACCTCGACCAGACGGTCGAGGCGGTGCTCGCCGTGGTCGCGCAGGTCACCGCGTCCTAG
- a CDS encoding riboflavin synthase: MFTGIVEELGTVVALTESADAARLEVGADEVLTDARHGDSIAVNGCCLTVAALGTTAGGRRTWTADLMAETLERTTLGGLVPGAPVNLERALAAGGRLGGHVVQGHVDGVGTVLRREPGERWDVVEISLPADLARYVVAKGSIAVDGVSLTVVDAGDDRFTVSLIPETLARTTLGTRAVGEQVNLETDVLARHVERLLAAGVAR, from the coding sequence ATGTTCACCGGGATCGTCGAGGAGCTGGGCACGGTCGTCGCGCTCACCGAGAGCGCGGACGCCGCGCGGCTCGAGGTCGGGGCCGACGAGGTGCTCACCGACGCCCGTCACGGCGACTCGATCGCCGTGAACGGGTGCTGCCTCACCGTCGCCGCGCTCGGCACGACCGCGGGCGGGCGCCGCACCTGGACCGCCGACCTCATGGCCGAGACCCTCGAGCGCACGACGCTCGGCGGCCTCGTCCCGGGCGCGCCCGTCAACCTCGAGCGGGCGCTCGCGGCCGGCGGCCGGCTCGGCGGCCACGTCGTGCAGGGCCACGTCGACGGCGTCGGCACCGTCCTGCGGCGCGAGCCGGGGGAGCGGTGGGACGTCGTCGAGATCTCCCTGCCCGCCGACCTCGCCCGGTACGTCGTGGCCAAGGGCTCGATCGCGGTCGACGGCGTGAGCCTCACCGTGGTCGACGCGGGCGACGACCGGTTCACCGTGAGCCTCATCCCCGAGACGCTGGCCCGCACCACGCTCGGCACCCGGGCGGTCGGCGAGCAGGTCAACCTCGAGACCGACGTGCTCGCGCGGCACGTCGAGCGCCTGCTCGCGGCGGGGGTGGCCCGGTGA
- a CDS encoding ParA family protein encodes MTQTALIADGGRTDVVGRPMPDFPVPAPLSSHGPARIVAMCNQKGGVGKTTTTINLGASLAEYGRRVLLVDFDPQGAASVGVGVNPHELDLSVYNLVMERDVRLDDVVQTTAIDGLDVLPANIDLSAAEVQLVGEVARESVLARALRPALDDYDVILVDCQPSLGLLTVNALTAAHGVLIPLECEFFALRGVALLIETIEKVRDRLNPALEIDGILPTMYDSRTLHSREVVARVHEAFGDTLLHTVIGRTVKFPDASVAAEPITAYAPNHPGAEAYRQLARELVARGDTA; translated from the coding sequence ATGACGCAGACGGCACTCATCGCCGACGGCGGGCGCACCGACGTCGTCGGGCGCCCCATGCCCGACTTCCCGGTGCCCGCGCCGCTGTCGTCGCACGGCCCGGCGCGGATCGTCGCCATGTGCAACCAGAAGGGCGGCGTCGGCAAGACCACGACCACGATCAACCTCGGCGCGTCGCTGGCGGAGTACGGGCGGCGGGTCCTGCTCGTCGACTTCGACCCGCAGGGCGCCGCGTCGGTCGGCGTGGGCGTCAACCCGCACGAGCTCGACCTGAGCGTCTACAACCTCGTCATGGAGCGCGACGTCCGGCTCGACGACGTCGTCCAGACCACCGCGATCGACGGGCTCGACGTGCTGCCGGCCAACATCGACCTGTCCGCCGCGGAGGTCCAGCTCGTGGGCGAGGTCGCGCGCGAGTCGGTGCTCGCCCGCGCGCTGCGGCCCGCGCTCGACGACTACGACGTCATCCTCGTCGACTGCCAGCCGTCGCTCGGCCTGCTCACCGTCAACGCGCTCACGGCCGCGCACGGCGTCCTCATCCCGCTCGAGTGCGAGTTCTTCGCGCTGCGCGGCGTCGCGCTGCTCATCGAGACGATCGAGAAGGTCCGCGACCGGCTCAACCCGGCGCTCGAGATCGACGGCATCCTGCCGACCATGTACGACTCGCGCACCCTCCACTCGCGCGAGGTCGTCGCCCGCGTGCACGAGGCGTTCGGCGACACCCTGCTGCACACCGTCATCGGGCGCACCGTGAAGTTCCCCGACGCGTCGGTCGCGGCCGAGCCGATCACGGCGTACGCGCCGAACCACCCCGGTGCCGAGGCGTACCGGCAGCTCGCGCGGGAGCTCGTGGCCCGTGGCGACACCGCGTAG
- the xerD gene encoding site-specific tyrosine recombinase XerD → MPDTLPETLQAVLRDYLAHLGVERGLSGNTLAAYRRDLTRYAHHLARLGRARLADVLEADVTAYVSVLRQGSDGGTPLSPSSTARALAAVRGWHRFAQAEGLTDADPSAEVHAPQQLRRLPHALSVDDVARLLAAAGTGDGPVPLRDRALLELLYSTGGRISEVVGLDVDAVGWLGRDDAEEPEHAVVRLLGKGSKERVVPVGSYARTALDAYLVRGRPALAAAGRGTPALFLNTRGARLSRQSAWAVLRRAAERAGIDAPVSPHTLRHSFATHLLAGGADVRVVQELLGHASVTTTQIYTMVTPEALREVYAATHPRALG, encoded by the coding sequence GTGCCCGACACGCTCCCCGAGACCCTGCAGGCGGTGCTGCGCGACTACCTCGCGCACCTCGGCGTCGAGCGCGGCCTGTCGGGCAACACCCTCGCGGCCTACCGCCGCGACCTGACCCGGTACGCGCACCACCTGGCCCGCCTCGGCCGCGCCCGGCTCGCCGACGTGCTCGAGGCCGACGTCACCGCGTACGTCTCGGTGCTGCGGCAGGGGTCCGACGGCGGCACGCCGCTGTCGCCGTCGTCGACCGCCCGGGCGCTCGCGGCCGTGCGCGGCTGGCACCGCTTCGCGCAGGCCGAGGGGCTCACCGACGCCGACCCGTCCGCCGAGGTGCACGCACCCCAGCAGCTGCGCCGCCTGCCGCACGCGCTGAGCGTCGACGACGTGGCCCGCCTGCTCGCCGCCGCGGGCACCGGCGACGGCCCGGTGCCGCTGCGCGACCGGGCGCTGCTCGAGCTGCTGTACTCCACGGGCGGGCGCATCAGCGAGGTCGTGGGGCTCGACGTCGACGCCGTGGGCTGGCTCGGGCGCGACGACGCCGAGGAGCCGGAGCACGCCGTCGTGCGCCTGCTCGGCAAGGGCTCCAAGGAGCGGGTCGTGCCCGTGGGCTCGTACGCGCGCACGGCGCTCGACGCCTACCTCGTGCGCGGGCGGCCCGCGCTCGCCGCGGCGGGCCGCGGCACGCCGGCGCTGTTCCTCAACACGCGCGGCGCCCGCCTGTCGCGCCAGAGCGCGTGGGCCGTGCTGCGCCGGGCGGCCGAGCGCGCGGGCATCGACGCGCCCGTCTCGCCGCACACGCTGCGGCACTCGTTCGCCACGCACCTGCTCGCCGGCGGCGCGGACGTGCGCGTCGTGCAGGAGCTGCTCGGCCACGCGTCCGTCACGACGACGCAGATCTACACGATGGTCACGCCCGAGGCGCTGCGCGAGGTCTACGCGGCGACCCACCCGCGCGCGCTCGGGTAG
- a CDS encoding ScpA family protein: MATPRSAATDEAPAASGFQVHLENFSGPFDLLLSLIAKHELDVTEVALAVVTDEFVAHIRAAEQAAREAAERGEEHPSWDLGTASEFVVVAATLLDLKAARLLPGVVEEDAEDLELLEARDLLFARLLQYRAYKEVSAIFAERMATEGRRVPRSVPLEPEVAALLPELVWTLDGERLAALAARALEPKAPPVVGLAHLHAPLVSVREEAQVVARRLRREHAATFRALVAGAERIVAVARFLALLELFRSGDVAFEQVTPLGELTVRWTGHGGDDEVVGDGFEEFDGTDVEGAA; this comes from the coding sequence GTGGCGACACCGCGTAGCGCCGCCACCGACGAGGCGCCGGCGGCGTCCGGGTTCCAGGTCCACCTGGAGAACTTCTCCGGCCCGTTCGACCTGCTGCTGTCGCTCATCGCCAAGCACGAGCTCGACGTCACCGAGGTGGCGCTCGCGGTCGTCACCGACGAGTTCGTGGCCCACATCCGGGCCGCCGAGCAGGCGGCCCGCGAGGCGGCCGAGCGTGGCGAGGAGCACCCCTCGTGGGACCTCGGCACCGCGAGCGAGTTCGTCGTCGTCGCCGCGACGCTGCTCGACCTGAAGGCCGCGCGGCTCCTGCCCGGCGTCGTCGAGGAGGACGCCGAGGACCTCGAGCTGCTCGAGGCCCGCGACCTGCTGTTCGCCCGCCTGCTGCAGTACCGCGCCTACAAGGAGGTCTCGGCGATCTTCGCCGAGCGCATGGCCACCGAGGGGCGGCGCGTGCCGCGGTCGGTGCCGCTCGAGCCCGAGGTCGCCGCCCTGCTGCCGGAGCTGGTCTGGACGCTCGACGGCGAGCGGCTCGCCGCGCTGGCCGCCAGGGCGCTCGAGCCGAAGGCCCCGCCGGTGGTGGGCCTCGCGCACCTGCACGCGCCGCTCGTCAGCGTGCGCGAGGAGGCGCAGGTCGTGGCGCGCCGGCTGCGTCGCGAGCATGCCGCGACGTTCCGGGCGCTCGTCGCCGGCGCCGAGCGCATCGTCGCCGTCGCGCGGTTCCTCGCCCTGCTCGAGCTGTTCCGCAGCGGCGACGTCGCGTTCGAGCAGGTCACCCCGCTCGGCGAGCTCACCGTGCGGTGGACCGGGCACGGCGGCGACGACGAGGTCGTGGGCGACGGGTTCGAGGAGTTCGACGGCACCGACGTGGAGGGAGCGGCATGA